The region ATTCTTTCAGATAATAGCATGAACTGTATGGCCCTTCAAAATTTAATGAAAGAAAAATATTAGTAATAATTTTAACAATAAAACAATCCCATTGTTAATTATGTGAAGAAAATACCTGCTCATCCATCAAGATCATATCGATGCTCATAAGTTCATCAGTCGAATGATTGATCGAGTCCCACATTCTCATTACTTTGGCTTTATTATTCCATGTTTGCCCCCTTGTGGTTAACTCACTCAACTTCGTGTACGCCATAGAGATTTTGCCTTCAAAATAGTTTTAAAAGAAGTGGTTCATATGATATAATGCAATAATGAAATTTGGTTAGAAATAAGTGTTCTCACTAATGGTTAATGAAAAGGAAACCATGGTGTTCATAAGGAGGTTGCAAAGACATGCAGGGATGGGAAGACGTAAATATACCTCAAGATTTAAGCTATATATTACCCAAAGTTGATGTTTCTGTCGTTTCTTCTTCCGTCCTTCGATTTGCTGGGCGTCCTGTCGTATGTCGCCCCTTCAATTTGTGTTGCGTGAACTTGCTGGTGTAACCAATCGTTCTTGGCGTGTGTTGATATGTTGTTGTGTTGATCTCCCTTCAATCTTGGTAAACGTGGTGTTGGGTGTTCTGGCGTCTGCTAATCCGTGGGTGTTCTGGGGTGTTTGCCCCAACCTTTATATTAGTCCAAAGGAGTTTGAATTGTGTACGGATAACTGTTCGTTGTAAATTATTCTGTGCAATAGTATACGACCGTGTCCTTGTGCCTAGCCTAATATCAATCTGTTTCAGAGTCCTTCACATGCAAGAGTGTACATTTGTGTGCACTTGCCTAATATTACATGCAATAGTATACGATCCATTTCAGTTTCCTTCACGTGCAATAGTATGAGTCCGTTTTCCTTCATGTGCAATAGTATGCGTCCGTGTGCACTTGCCTAAGATCAATCTGGTTTAGATCTTAACCGTCCGTACATCTTATCTTTTACAGCGTTAAATCACCACTATCTATTTTCCATcattttaagtatataatagattgcgatcacgatgaacaagatgcacaggatagaacttctggtgaaattccaacttcaattgtttataatttcaagatctcgtatcatcacatagcctataccatgtcaatgcatctcccttcaaagataaagggaagaccttctttttgacaacatcattgggaatacctgcaagattaaataatccacaaacttcatccacaaagataaggtgtaaatcgagatgcaatgttccatctcctgcaaagggattagctagcagtttctttatcatacccgaaggaatctcaaagtaaatatttttagtaggttcagtaggttgaggagcaactctttgctcttctggtcggggtgaagataccccgaacaagcccctcaaaggattagtttccatagtaacaagtgacaaaaaaattagcacactatataaatgttttcttACAAGTTCCACTCACCgaaagcgctacgctccccggcgacggtgccagaaaagagtcttgatgacccacaagtataggggatctatcatagtcttttcgataagtaaaagtgtcaaatccaacgaggagcagaaggaaatgacaagcggttttcagtaaggttttctctgcaagcactgaaattgtaggtaaaagatagttttgtaataagataaattgtaacgagtaacaagcaatgaaagtaaataaagtacaacaagatggcccaatccttttttagcaaaggacaagcctggacaatctaTTATTTAATTAAAACGATAAGCAAACAAGCCACCACGTGcgtccacatagattaaattatcttGATCCTTGATTTTATGTATTGACGGCTGAGATTAAAATATGAAAGCGTTACGTAAGAATATAATACGTGTACATATAGCAGAACATGCCACGTTGAAGTACTGCACATAGGTTCCAAAAAAATATAGTAGAAAAAGAACTTCCCATCGATGGATCAATGATAAGCGAAAAAAATATTACTCTAACCTAAACAAATAAGGAGTCTATTATTAACAAAAAAGGACAACCACCTCACGTGAGGAAACTTTCAGATCAGGAACAAATACATGCAAATAAAACAAGTCTGATTTGCACACGGTGCATAAGTCTGATTTGCACATGGTGTTGGCATCTGATTTGCTGCCGGTCTCAGTCACCACAATCCAAGACACCTCAAAGTATATAAATAAGTACACACGGACGCACAAGTACCCACCAAACAATTACCCAACGACCACGATGACTTGAACACATCACACGCGACTCAACGTCCAGACGAAAAAGCCACCTCCAGCCGCTTCACTCGACGCCCTACATAGTCACGCGAAAGCACGCTCAACGCCCGACGAAGTGACGCCTGCTCCAATCTAAGTCGAAAGAATTGACGCCAAAGCAAATCTAGCCTGAATCATCAGATTTGGTAATTGTTATTTCACAAGCTTACTTTTGATGGATAGAATCTTCATAAATACTATATCAATTGATAAATTGTTCCCTGTTAGTTTTGAAGATATAATAATATGGCATACAAGAAGTTGAGCGACTTAACTACAAGGGGACAGAATTGGAATATTCAAGTGAAAGTAATGAGAATGTGGGATTCAGTGAATCCTACGACCGATGAGCTTATTAGCCTAGATATGATACTAATGGATGAGCAGGTCTGCTTTCTAATATATGAAATTAGAATTTTTCTGTCGGATGAAGCAACTTACTGACCCTATTTGATTCTTTTAACAGGGTGAAACAATCCATGCTACTATCTGGAAGAATCTTATAGACACTTTTAGATCAAAGATCAATGAAAAGTCTATTTATGCATTCAGCAATTTTAAGGTCGTGGAATCCACAAAATATAGGCCAGTGAGCAACGAAATTAAAATATATTTTGCATACAATACAAAGGTAAAGGAAATAAAAGGATCTTCGGAAGTTTTCCCGGAATATGGCTTCGAGTTTGCTACCATGGACACACTAGAAGAAAGGGCGGAAAAAGATACACAATGCTCAGGTATGTTTATGGATGTAATTACGACATCCAAATAATGGATATTTCTAATTTTTATAACACTATAATCTCCAAATATGCAGATGTCATTGGACTACTAACTCAAATGAAGCCAGTGGAGACAAGAATAACAAAAAGGAACCCACAACCTTCATATATCCGCGATATTGAAATCCTAATGCCTGAGTAAGTGCATATGCATGTCTCAAATTTAACTAAACCTCCCCCATGTGGTTAGCACTAACTTTTTAGATTATTTTCTTTAGGGGTGATAAAATCAGAATCACGTTGTGGGGAAAGTTTTCTTATTTTTTGACCGAGGATGTAATCGGCAGCCAAACTGACCTTATTATCACATCAACGATGGTGCAGAGATTCAATGGTAAGTGCATAAATCTTACATGCTATTCTTATCATTTACAAATTCTAATTGAATGATTAAATAGGTTTGTGCCTAAAGTCAACGAGTGCCACAATGATATATATAGATCTGGATATACCAGAAACACAAGAACTTCTTGATAGGTATGAAACACCACCGATTTATATTTTTTTGACTCATAATTACTAAGTCAGGTTGATTAAAGGTTGTATATTCTTATTTACTTCATACATGTGTAGGAACTCAGCCGAAGAAACCTTACCAAAGATGGGCAGTATAGATAGAAGTAATCAAGGAACACTAGAAGAACAAATGTTTTATAGGAGGAGAACATTAGAAGAACTTACTACAATGAGGCGGGGAAACCAGCCAGACCAGGTAACGCATCAAAATTCCAATAAATGATATCATCAATCTCCGTGATATGCGATAAGACCTGCATGGACAATTCATTTAATATTAGTTACAATGAAACCATATTGTGCTTATATATGCCTCTTAATCCCACACCCCACCCAAATGCTAATGTTTTTTTTAGGATTTTGTGTTCACCGTCATAGCTACAGTGGATCGTTTGCAAGAAAATATTCAATGGTGGTACATGTCATGTGATAAGTGCCACAAATTAGCTACCAAGGAAACCGACAATTATTATTGCAAGAGTTGTGGTATATATCCAGAAAAGGTCACACCACGGTAAGCATATTATATTACTAAAATATTATAAAAATGTTATATTATATTTACTCTCCATTAACATGAATCATGTGTTAGGTACCGTGTTCGACTCCAAATTAGTGACCATACATCTACTACAAGTTGCACTTTATTTGATGAGGAGGTTGCAAGATTGCTTAATACATCTGCATCTAATCCGCTGGACACACAGGATGGGAAATCGGAAGAAGCGCCAAAGATTATTCAACAATTATGTGGAAAAAGACTCATATTTGGATTCAAGCTCAATGATAATAATCTCACATTTGGCACACAAAACTATGTCGTAAAAAGAACATTTGTGCCTGATGATAGGCTTGAGATGCTCTATTTGGACAATAAAGCTGAGGAGGTAAAACTGCATTAACTTTTTACCATTTTCAGAATTCCTTAACTAATTCATCTTATATATGTTTCACATGAATTGATGGATGATGAGGTGGACACTGTGTTAATGAATAAGCAAAACATGCCAGATAGAAAGGTGATTGTTTTTTTAACAATGTACACACTTCAGATTTTAGAGATGTGTCTAATTTTCAAAATGTTTATCTTTGCAGTCACAGAATAATAAAGTTTCATCTGGCAAACTTTCATGTGAACTGGTGCCTGTGAAAGAGGAGCCACATGACAGCAATGGGACTGCATTAAATAAAGATAAGCGTCAAGAGAAAATACCATCGTCATCACGTGAGCTCCGCAGTGGCACTAAAAGGATACTGAGATCTGTTGTAATATCAGATGAGTCAGAAGATGAATGCACTGAGACGAATATgcctgaaaaaaaggaaaaaggtgtTTGCGGGAACAAGAAACATGTTAAAGAAAAAGCCAAAACTACAGTgcttgaagatgaagatgaagtacCGAAATCAAAGGCCAGCAGAAAAAGGATGTGATCCAGATAATTAGTGGATCAGTAGCTTATGAAATAAATAGTGCGACAGTCTATTTGTATCGACCAAGATAAGTAATAGTATTTGACTGACATCAACCATGATAAGAAGGATACTTATTAGATTCAGGGTGTGGACGTTACCAATGTTCTTAGTTTAAAATAGATTGATAACTTTCTTCATGTAGTTTCCTTTATGCACATGCTATTTTAGGAAAATCTTTACGAGGCCAACGCAATAGACAGGAACATACTACAAGACCAGACTTTCACACATTATGATTTACTTCACAAtttgaagaaactatactttagcaAACCTATATAACACCAGCACAATAGAAAGGAACATACTTTGCTTCATCAGTAACTTAATAGCATGACTGGATATAAGCAAATCAATGGCGTCTTGCTGGCATAAGTGAGCTACTCAACAAACCTATAACAAAATTTATATCCAAGGTGACAGATTAGCACACAGAAGGCAAGGACTTTGCAGTTTAAGAAAATAATTGACACATATGAACCAACTTGCGGTTCATAAGGCCTTTATTAAGAGAAAAGGCATAATTTCTtgcaaagaaaaaattaaaaatacATGGAGTACAATACTGCCATGGATAAAGTACAAGAAATAATTTTCAGTTGACACTTACAGTTAGTAGTAGCCTGACTGCAAGAACAATGAGTTAGTATTGGCCTGACAACAAGAACAACGAGGAGGCCAGCATCTCATGGTTGTCAGCTGCTATTTGTATTCTTTCGATGTCAGATCTAATAACTCACTCAGCAGTTGACTCGGTGATTTCCCTCGCAGCCTCCTCCACTGGGCCAAACTACAACACCTGTGCCATAGACCTCTAGTCGTAAGCCAAGAAGAGGTCACCAGCTTGGCCAAATCTTGAGAACGCACTACCAGACTCAACGAGGTTGTCGAGGATCCACATCATCGAGAATGCGACGAACGCATCCATGCACCCTGCTCAACGGCAAACTGCGCCAGTACCTACACGAAAAGAAATAGGAAGGAATGAATCAGCCATAATGGTTTGGGAATCAATTTGGTGATGGCAAGCGGCCTCCATTTCTTTTTTTCCCATTAAGGACGAAGGAAAAAAGGAACTATGTTTTTCCCCTCTGCTAGAAACTAAGGAGAGGTGTACATTCAGGAAAAAAATTGGTAAATGAAATTACGATGAACATTATGCAAAGCAAGAGGCGAATGGGAGAGCACAAGgtgattcatacctgtcagcatgtcCGCACCCTAAGACGACAGGAACGACACACAGAAGATGGGCCCTGAACCCAACGACACAACCATATGTCTCAGCGGCAATGAACTACATAGGTAAAAGTGAGATGCCGCATCGCTGGTGGGAGACGCCAGATCCGCAGCGCATGTCCTGGCCTCGGCAAAAAATGGCCACAAAGATTACCTCCTCCAAGATTTGGCCATGGATGGGCAAGCAAATCAAACTGCTACAATAGCTACACTTGCGAATTGGTAGAGCATCTCCCCATGGACGGGCAGGGTACTCAGATTTGGAGCAGCAGCTTCAATTTCTTTTTCCCCTTGCGATTTGGTACAACATCGCCCCATGGACGGGTAGGGCACTCAGATTTGGTGCAGAATCACCCATGGAAGGGACGCCTCAGTTTCTTTCAACTACCCTTCAAAGGCAAAGAAGAAATGTGCGCATTCTTTTCCTCTAGCACAACTAAGAAGGAGCAGCGTACATCCCTTAAAAAAAGACGTTACACGGTGGGATGGGAAGCACGTTACCCGGTTTGTTTTTTAAATGATGAAAGACATGTTACATAGTTTTGACAAAATAGACTGAGACGGGTAAAAAATAAAGATGTAACTTCATATTTCGTTTCTGATACGATTGGGTCCATTTGCTTCATAAATTCATAAAAAATAAAACGATCATTACCATATATTTTtacaagaaataaaaaataaatggacTAAAGATCAAACATATAACAGATACATAATTTAAAAAACAACGCATATGTAAAGCTAAATAAAATACATGAGAACCTTCAAAAAAACAATACTCATCCATTCACTTTTATAAGTCGTTTCAAACAAGTGAAATTGAGCTGTTTTGCATAATGTGTGAAACAATCTACAaagacttataaaagtgaacagagggagtaatttAAATGTTACGTGAATGTCACAAGAAAAAATAAACATGTTTTACAAAAACTATAGGCAGATCATTTATCAAAAATATAAAATAGATCAAATCTACATTACATTGCCAACACCATTCACAATTTTCTATTTCTTCATCAATCTAATTAGTATTAGTTAACAGGTGTACCATCAACTAAAAGTAAGGTGCGTGTCAATAACTACAGGGCTCTCATCACATATGACCTTATGCCAATAAAATAAAACCAAACCGGACTGATTAGTTATTTTCCGTGATAAAGCTCAAATCACCCTATTAAGTGTGCATGTCGTATCTCAAGGAAGCAAGATGATTGTCATAATAAACATATCTATTTTCGGGGATGATAATAGTTATTTAAAATGCACCAAATGGTGTAGTTTCCTAAGAAAATAAGACTGGCATATGTCATCTTGTTATGTTAAATACTTTTAAATAAACAAACTAAAAATGGGAAAACAACAAAtattaaaaaacaaaaaataataatattaaAACTTTATAAAAACATTAAACAAGTGTTTAAAACAAGAAAAAtacagaatatataaaaattaatctagccgcgcaaatgtgcTGGTACACCCGCtagtttcttataatgagaaaagagctcccgaggacacatgggaattatcgtcaagctagttttcatcatgctcatatgattcacgttcggcactttgataatttgatatgtgggtggaccggtgcttgggtactgcccttacttggacaagcatcccacttgtgattaacccctattgcaagcatccacaactacaaaagaagtattaaggtaaacctaaccacaacattagacatatggatcgaaatcatccccttacaaagcaacgcataaactaggggtttaagcttctgtcactctagcaacccatcatctacttattagttcccaatgccttcctcgaggcccaaataatggtgaagtgtcatgtagtcgacgttcacataacaccactagaggaaagacaacatacatctcatcaaaatatcgaacgaatactaaattcacatgactactaatagcaagacatcacccatgtcctcaggaacaaacgtaactactcacaaagcatattcatgttcataatcagaggactaatatgcattaaggatctgaacatatgatcttccaccaagtaaaccaattagcaccaactacaagagtaatcaacactactagcaacccacaagtaccaatttgtggttttgatacaagattggatacaagagatgaactagggttttgagaggagatggtgctggtgaagatgttgatggagattaaccccctcccgatgagaggatcgttggtgatgacgatggtgatgatttccccctcccggagggaagtttccccggcacaacagctctgccgaagctctagattggttccgccaaggttccgcttcgtggcggcgaaattttgtcccgtaagcttgcctctaattttttttccatggtaaaagccttcatatagtagaagatggacaccagagggccaattgggggcccaggagacagggggcgcgcccagtaggggtgggggcgccgcccaccctcctggcctggatgtggggcccctctagtagtttcttcgctcaataattcttattaattccaaaagtaacttccatggagtttcaggatttttcgaGCTGTgccgaataggtttccaatatttgctccttttccagccataattccagctgttggcattccccctcttaatggtaaaccttgtgaaataagagagaatagccataagtattgatatataatgtgtaataacatcccataatgcaataaatattgatataaaagcatgatgcaaaatggacatatcagtcctccacctccaaggagatgcactgacgttcccctcgtctttcgttctacctccattcccacaccgccatcttcacctgcaccaccggaagagcatcatcatcactgtttcctcggatgaagctgcggcctaatcggcaccaccaaagaggttgtacactaatcgccgcattttcttattgattcgatctcacggtgctgccggcgctcggtcccgagccaacaaggcgcggctccatccacggcagcgtcgccggccacttcctacatggtgtcgctccctcggcagtgacgtccacatcaataggagctgctgctgctttagctctcgctcgagcTGCTACTCTgcccttgctctcggtcccctgcctggtctgctcttgctattgctcttgctcgcgctgctgctctcgctcttgttgttgcttgcgatgctgctccgatttagctacacttcagtcgactgaatcgacttttgggtcaatcaattttcagggggtggggggctcgccggagttaaggaagaaccaaccgtagcggggaggggggctcattggagaggtaccccactatctatcttagggttcagggtgggggcgatgttcgccggcggtggtggggcggtggcgtggggattgccCGAGAAAAATATCGGCATGAGGGgccctagagg is a window of Triticum dicoccoides isolate Atlit2015 ecotype Zavitan chromosome 2B, WEW_v2.0, whole genome shotgun sequence DNA encoding:
- the LOC119367858 gene encoding replication factor A protein 1-like, producing the protein MDTLEERAEKDTQCSDVIGLLTQMKPVETRITKRNPQPSYIRDIEILMPEGDKIRITLWGKFSYFLTEDVIGSQTDLIITSTMVQRFNGLCLKSTSATMIYIDLDIPETQELLDRNSAEETLPKMGSIDRSNQGTLEEQMFYRRRTLEELTTMRRGNQPDQVTHQNSNK